A window from Leptothermofonsia sichuanensis E412 encodes these proteins:
- a CDS encoding NblA/ycf18 family protein, with the protein MESFNLTLEQQFQMRLIEESTQQMTPEQMQEMLIQVSRLLMVKDNVIRSLMKSCLIL; encoded by the coding sequence ATGGAAAGCTTTAACCTGACCCTGGAACAACAGTTTCAAATGAGACTGATTGAAGAATCAACTCAACAAATGACACCTGAGCAAATGCAAGAGATGTTGATCCAGGTGTCACGGTTATTGATGGTCAAAGACAATGTAATTCGTAGTCTGATGAAAAGTTGCCTCATTCTTTAG
- a CDS encoding geranylgeranylglycerol-phosphate geranylgeranyltransferase — protein sequence MDSHPSSPNPPLDLRLIRAFAHIFRLPLAIMAALASCATIYAVNSTTPFWKCGLTAVILFCMSAAACTINDYWDVDKDRIDHPDRPLPSGALLPQQAWWAAVILFGISLASAIPLGVYPAMIVFISIVLLWNYSHLLLYSGILGNFIVATIGATLIFLGSLVANHPFAMLYPTGFLFFYALAKEIVWDVHDAEGDRSQGITTIANLWGDRTAFLIAWILLAGLLGSIPLALYMLPMAHPWLFAGLAVAVTGTLGSALAHYQQQRSAIAYQTFISWERLSMLLGVFALLATAPPGV from the coding sequence ATGGACAGCCACCCCTCTTCCCCCAACCCACCCCTTGACCTTCGGTTAATTCGGGCATTTGCCCACATTTTCCGATTGCCGCTAGCCATCATGGCGGCGTTGGCAAGCTGCGCGACCATCTATGCCGTGAATTCCACGACGCCCTTCTGGAAATGTGGACTGACAGCAGTGATTCTATTCTGTATGAGTGCTGCTGCTTGCACCATCAACGACTATTGGGATGTGGACAAAGACCGGATTGATCACCCCGATCGCCCCTTGCCCTCTGGTGCCCTTTTGCCTCAGCAAGCCTGGTGGGCGGCTGTTATTTTGTTTGGCATCTCACTGGCCAGTGCTATTCCTCTGGGGGTTTACCCGGCGATGATTGTTTTTATCAGCATTGTTCTACTGTGGAATTACTCTCATCTTTTGCTTTACAGTGGCATCTTGGGCAATTTCATTGTTGCCACCATCGGGGCTACACTGATTTTTCTGGGGAGTCTGGTGGCAAATCATCCTTTTGCCATGCTTTATCCTACGGGATTTCTCTTTTTCTATGCCCTGGCAAAGGAAATTGTCTGGGATGTCCATGATGCGGAGGGCGATCGCAGTCAGGGTATTACCACGATTGCCAATCTGTGGGGTGATCGGACTGCATTTTTGATTGCCTGGATATTACTGGCTGGACTGTTGGGGTCTATTCCGCTTGCCCTTTATATGCTGCCAATGGCTCATCCCTGGTTATTTGCAGGGCTGGCTGTGGCAGTAACAGGCACTCTGGGCAGTGCCCTTGCCCATTACCAGCAACAGCGCAGCGCGATCGCCTATCAAACCTTTATCTCATGGGAAAGACTGAGTATGCTGCTTGGAGTATTTGCCCTATTAGCCACTGCCCCACCGGGGGTTTAA